The Spirosoma radiotolerans genome has a window encoding:
- a CDS encoding c-type cytochrome domain-containing protein, with translation MHELILLQAKPSSPADWVLFWGHFHPLIVHLPIGFLLIAGLLELDRLIRHNSVSPHTITLILFCSAVSATLACVFGYMLSLGGGYEVETLNNHMWEGIGVAVFAWLAWAVKSENLGRIVPFASLMYLPALGVSLLLLLAAGHLGGNLTHGEDYLTQYMPETMRTLAGVQPKQKEMTFQPITDVNQAMVYQQIVNPILHSRCVQCHNAGKAKAGLRLDTPEMIKKGYEDGPVFVAGKSKTSELVKVCLLPEDDDHHMPPKGKTQLKESDIALLTWWIDQGAPFDKKVADLTVNEAIRPVLASLAGGGPLEVGGTQVASGPAPESPVLTMKVPAADPKVVEELKKLNLLVLPLSKEQNQLEVSAVNARTFNDAQAAALPKLSNQIVWLKLGDTEISDAALASIAKLKNLQKLHLEETKVTDAGLKQLKQLANLEYLNLYGTAITDAGLVELAGLKNLKTIYLWQTKVTEQGIASLKTALPKLEVVGGINEQAIAEFAKVAPSESKGSEPKKN, from the coding sequence ATGCATGAATTAATTTTATTGCAAGCTAAGCCGTCGTCCCCCGCCGATTGGGTGTTGTTCTGGGGACATTTTCACCCCCTCATCGTTCACCTGCCTATCGGCTTTTTGCTCATTGCCGGTCTACTTGAACTGGACCGACTAATCCGGCACAACTCCGTCAGTCCGCATACGATCACGTTAATTCTGTTCTGCTCGGCAGTGAGTGCGACCCTGGCCTGTGTGTTTGGCTATATGTTGTCGTTAGGGGGTGGCTACGAAGTCGAAACGCTGAACAACCACATGTGGGAAGGCATTGGTGTGGCGGTGTTTGCCTGGCTGGCTTGGGCCGTAAAGTCCGAAAATCTGGGTCGTATTGTGCCCTTTGCCTCCCTCATGTATCTGCCTGCGCTGGGCGTATCGTTGCTGTTGCTGCTGGCCGCCGGGCATTTAGGGGGCAATCTGACGCATGGTGAAGACTACTTAACCCAGTACATGCCGGAAACCATGCGAACCTTGGCTGGTGTACAACCCAAGCAGAAAGAGATGACATTTCAGCCCATTACGGATGTCAATCAGGCAATGGTTTATCAGCAAATCGTGAACCCTATTCTGCACAGTCGGTGCGTACAATGCCATAACGCAGGAAAAGCAAAAGCTGGATTGCGGCTGGATACGCCCGAAATGATCAAGAAAGGGTATGAAGACGGGCCGGTGTTTGTGGCGGGCAAGAGTAAGACGAGCGAGTTGGTAAAGGTTTGTCTGTTGCCTGAGGATGATGATCATCATATGCCTCCTAAAGGTAAAACCCAGTTAAAGGAGAGCGATATTGCGTTGCTGACCTGGTGGATTGATCAGGGAGCGCCCTTCGACAAAAAAGTAGCTGATCTTACTGTAAATGAGGCTATCCGGCCGGTGCTGGCGTCTTTGGCCGGTGGTGGGCCGCTCGAAGTTGGAGGAACACAGGTTGCCTCGGGGCCTGCTCCCGAGTCGCCAGTGCTGACCATGAAAGTACCAGCCGCTGATCCCAAGGTTGTCGAGGAGCTGAAAAAGCTAAATTTGCTAGTATTACCCCTGTCAAAAGAGCAAAACCAACTGGAAGTCAGTGCCGTAAACGCCCGTACGTTCAACGATGCTCAGGCTGCTGCGTTGCCAAAACTGAGCAATCAAATTGTGTGGCTCAAGCTGGGTGATACCGAAATTTCGGATGCGGCCCTGGCATCGATTGCCAAATTGAAGAATTTACAAAAGCTCCATCTGGAAGAAACAAAGGTGACCGACGCGGGCCTGAAACAACTAAAGCAGCTAGCCAATCTGGAGTATTTGAACCTGTATGGCACCGCTATTACCGACGCTGGATTAGTCGAACTGGCCGGGCTAAAAAATCTTAAAACGATTTATCTCTGGCAAACTAAAGTGACCGAACAAGGCATTGCCAGCTTGAAAACGGCTTTACCCAAACTAGAAGTCGTTGGTGGAATCAATGAACAGGCTATTGCCGAATTTGCAAAAGTGGCCCCATCCGAATCGAAAGGGAGTGAGCCGAAAAAGAACTAG